The nucleotide sequence GCGGGGGCGTCGTGCTCCCGAGCGGCCTGTGCTGCGAGATGTCCGACCGAGGGACGGAGGATGCGGGCGTGGCCATGACGCTCGATCTCGCGAGCCTCGGCTTCGCGCCACCCTTCCACGCGGAGGTCGTGCCGTGAGGCGCACCGTCGCCGGGGTGGTACTCGTCCTCATCACGGGTGTCGTGGTGTCGAGCCACGCCGACGTCCTGTGCACCACGCGTTCCGGAGCGCTTCGCGTCCGGCAAACGTGCAAGCGTCGGGAGAAGCCGGTTGATCTCACGACGCTCGGCAAGGTCGGCGCACCCGGAGCCCCGGGCGATCCCGGGGCGCCCGGTCCGGCCGGGCAGCTCATTGACGCCGCCGGGCAGAGGCTGTCGCCGACGTTGTTCGCCGAAGAAGAGTTCGGCACGGTGCTCCGGATCGGTGACGTAGTCGTCGGCACCGCCGTCCATACCGACCGCTTCTCGACGTTCGTGCGCCTCGTCTACGAGGCCTCCAACTGCGCGGGCGCCCCGCTCGTCCAAGCCTTCAACGGGCTCCTTCGCCCGGCCTTCTTCATGGGATCGACGGCGTACTACGCTGGCGATCCGATCCAGTCCCGAGTGACGATGTCCTACGCCAGCACATCGACCGCCGGCGACTGCATGCTCGCCGGAGGGACCTTCAACGCGGGGTTCTGCTGCTTCAACGATTCGTCGCCGAGCACGGTGCCTGCCGGGCCGGCGGTCAGCGTCGACGTCAGCGGACTCGTCTCGCGCTTCCCGCTCTCGATCGCCGTGGTCCCCTGATCGCCTAGTACTTCCGATGGATCTTCCGGAAGTCGAAGCTCGACGTGTCGTCGAGCGGCACCCCGTACTCGATCCAGTCGGCGCCGAGCGGGCTGCCGGCGCGCACCGTCGCCCGTCCGTGCGCGACCACGCCGCGGATCTCGTAGTACGACGGGAACTCGTCCGCCGCACAGGCGACGCGCGGGTCGCGCTCGATGTTCGCGTGCGAGCGCGCCCCGCGGGGCACGGCGAAGCGCAGCTCGTCACCGTCGAGCCGGATCGGCACGAGGTCGCCGACCGGCGTGCCGTCCGGATCGAGGGTCGCGAGGGCCGCCCAGCGCTGCGCGCCCAGGAACGCGAGCAGCTCGTCGCGGGTCATGGCGATCGCTTCGCGCGGCATCGCTCACTCGCTCCACAGCCGCTGGACGAACGCGGCTTCGTCCGGTTCGACGTCGAGGAAGATCCGCTTCCCCGACGCCATGCGCTCGGCGACACGGCCCGCGACGCCGTCCGAGACTTTCGGCGCAGCACGGTCCGTCGCCGGCATCGCCGCCAGCTCGGCTTGCCGTAGGCTGCCGCGCCCGCGCAGCCCCACCCCGCGCGCGTCGTCCTTGCCGTAGCCGTTCACGACCAGGCAGCCGGCACGCGGGTCGCGCTCGACGTTCCGCGCCTTGGCGCTCTTGCGGTACGTCGACATCGTCATCCGCCCGTCGGCGAAGAAGCCGGTCATGGGGTGGATGGTCGGCGCGCCGTCGCGGCGCCGCGTCAGCAGGAACGCGCGGGTGTGGCGGCCGAGGAACTCGGCGACGTCGTCCGGAATCTTCATCGTTCCTCCCTGGCGCGCCCGATCACGGCGCGTGCGGCGGCGCCGGCGCGGCGTCCGACCTCTTCGGGCGCGAGCGTGGCGAGCGCGTCGGACAGCACCTCGACGCCGATCGGCGCGCGCGAGCCGCGCTCGTCCACGAGCCGTACGAACGAGCGCAGGTCGAACTCGCCCTCGCCGGGAAGCCGCCGGCGCCGCATCGTCTCCTGCACGTAGTCCCCGCCACTCGGGGCAAGCGTGCCGTCGCTCATCTGGACCGCGAGGATCGGCACGTCCGTCGCGCGACGCAACACGTCCGCCGATCCCGGTCCCCGCGCCATGTGCCAGCTGTCGGCGAGGACTCCGCCGTTCGGCCGCGCCGCTTCGCGCACGACCGCGATCGCCGTCGCGAGGTCGACGCGCGAGCCCGGCCAGAACTCGACGTGGACGAGGAGGCCGTGGGCTGCGGCGCGATCGCAGATCGCGGCAAAGTCGTCGGCAAGCGGGGCGGTAGCACCCGGCGCACCCGGCCCCTCGGCTATGCTGAGCGATCGCGCCCCCAGGCCGTCGGCGATGCGGTAGCAGGTCACCTCGCGATCGCCCGGTCCGCTCGAGGTCCCGGGTGTGCCGAGGACGTCCGAGAGCGCTTCGATCTCCGAGACCACGAGGCCGCGGTCCGCCAGCATGGCCCGCATGTCGGCGTCGGTCGCGCCCGTCGCGCGCTCGCGCTCGTAGTGGCGGGTCCACAGGGAGATGCCGCGAAAGCCCCCCGCTACGGCCGCCCGGACGCGCTCCCCGAAGCTGGCCCTGGGCAGCGTTCCGGCGCACAGCACCAGGTCGTGCGGTCCGAGCCCACCCCCCATCGGACCCCGACCCTGCGGCCCCGGCCCCTGTCCGGTCAAGCCAGCCGGGGGGCTTGGCTCGACCGTGCCGGTATTGGTATGAACGTTCGTTCGTTAACGCAGACCCCCCTGGAGGACACCTCGGATGGCACGCGCATACCGCATCATCTCGGCCGACTCGCACACCCTGGAGCCGCCCGATCTGTGGGACAAGTGGCTGGAGAAGAAGTACCTCGACACCGCCCCGAAGCTGGTCGAGGACAAGGACGGCGGGCACGCGTGGCTGTACATGGGAGCGACCACGCCCGAGCCGCTCGGCCTCGTCACCTGCGTCGGCACGCGTCCCGAGGACCTCAAGTGGACGGGCGCCCGCTTCGGCAAGCCCACCAACGGCGCTCAGCGCGAGATCGATCCGGGCTGCTACATCGGCGACAAACGCCTCGCGATCATGGACGAGGACGGCGTCGACGCCGAGATCCTCTACCCGCCCCAGCGCGCGATGCTGACGTTCATGAAGCAGCAGAACAAGGAAGCGCACTTGGCCGGCATCCAGGCGTACAATCGGTGGCTCAAGGACGGCTTCTGCGCCGCCGATCC is from Candidatus Eisenbacteria bacterium and encodes:
- a CDS encoding pyridoxamine 5'-phosphate oxidase family protein, whose translation is MPREAIAMTRDELLAFLGAQRWAALATLDPDGTPVGDLVPIRLDGDELRFAVPRGARSHANIERDPRVACAADEFPSYYEIRGVVAHGRATVRAGSPLGADWIEYGVPLDDTSSFDFRKIHRKY
- a CDS encoding pyridoxamine 5'-phosphate oxidase family protein, which encodes MKIPDDVAEFLGRHTRAFLLTRRRDGAPTIHPMTGFFADGRMTMSTYRKSAKARNVERDPRAGCLVVNGYGKDDARGVGLRGRGSLRQAELAAMPATDRAAPKVSDGVAGRVAERMASGKRIFLDVEPDEAAFVQRLWSE
- a CDS encoding sugar phosphate isomerase/epimerase, translating into MGGGLGPHDLVLCAGTLPRASFGERVRAAVAGGFRGISLWTRHYERERATGATDADMRAMLADRGLVVSEIEALSDVLGTPGTSSGPGDREVTCYRIADGLGARSLSIAEGPGAPGATAPLADDFAAICDRAAAHGLLVHVEFWPGSRVDLATAIAVVREAARPNGGVLADSWHMARGPGSADVLRRATDVPILAVQMSDGTLAPSGGDYVQETMRRRRLPGEGEFDLRSFVRLVDERGSRAPIGVEVLSDALATLAPEEVGRRAGAAARAVIGRAREER